The Mytilus galloprovincialis chromosome 2, xbMytGall1.hap1.1, whole genome shotgun sequence genome has a window encoding:
- the LOC143062542 gene encoding neuropeptide S receptor-like, with translation WTPEIITRVSTVFTVMIFTLIGNILLITLILHKKSRRRKRVNIFIINLAIGDLAIAAITMTTEILFVAFGEWVLGPFMCKISVYLQVVTLASSTFLLTGMSIDRYQVIVRPMQSLARRPKIWRKVAIAWLMAFCFALPQLAIFVHVEQQVTNTTTVKRMCLSKGYSAPWQRKIYFGFLTLYTLFVPAIIMSYCYYKIAQVVWSRVGSHKNGISSPHSEGLSIQRSLVSRPKQRVVTMTLTVIIGFLSTLTPYFTISLIRIYSDYTIQLKKALDISEIILMMHSAINPVLYGIFTFRLHHLKSLCRASSDRNRLRPNSTKSCKTEVRGCLKLKCQIKFVKRRSRYYDTSTIIENHVIKEEKENFARSVRNSRNNRCNYEGLMATRINKSEKNVQVSESILFRNSVFIDDLNDNCSNL, from the coding sequence TGGACACCGGAAATAATTACTAGGGTGTCAACCGTTTTTACAGTCATGATATTCACGTTGATTGGAAATATACTGTTAATCACATTGATTCTTCACAAGAAAAGTAGGAGAAGAAAACGTGTTAACATATTCATTATTAACCTTGCGATTGGTGATTTAGCTATTGCTGCGATCACCATGACAACAGAGATATTATTTGTGGCGTTTGGAGAATGGGTTTTAGGTCCTTTTATGTGTAAAATTAGTGTTTACCTTCAGGTTGTTACTCTAGCTAGTTCTACGTTTCTCCTTACAGGGATGAGCATAGATAGATATCAGGTCATTGTCCGTCCAATGCAGTCTCTGGCCAGGAGACCCAAAATCTGGAGAAAAGTTGCGATTGCATGGCTAATGGCCTTTTGTTTTGCATTGCCTCAGCTGGCAATATTTGTGCACGTAGAACAACAAGTTACAAATACAACGACCGTTAAGAGAATGTGTTTAAGTAAAGGGTATAGTGCACCATGGCAGCGCAaaatttattttggttttttaacATTGTACACACTCTTTGTTCCAGCAATTATTATGTCCTATTGTTATTACAAAATAGCACAAGTTGTTTGGAGTAGAGTTGGGTCCCATAAAAATGGGATATCATCGCCGCATTCAGAGGGGTTATCGATACAACGTTCTCTTGTGTCTAGACCTAAACAACGAGTAGTGACCATGACACTTACTGTTATCATTGGATTTTTGTCAACACTTACACCTTACTTCACAATATCGCTCATTCGGATCTATAGCGACTATACAATTCAGCTGAAAAAAGCCTTAGACATTTCAGAGATCATTTTGATGATGCATTCCGCTATCAATCCTGTACTATACGGCATTTTCACATTTCGATTGCATCATTTAAAATCGCTCTGTAGAGCTTCTTCTGACAGAAACAGATTAAGACCTAATTCGACAAAATCATGTAAAACGGAAGTCCGCGGGTGCTTAAAGCTTAAATGTCAAATCAAATTTGTGAAAAGGCGGAGTAGATATTACGATACAAGTACCATTATTGAAAATCATGTtatcaaagaagaaaaagaaaattttgctCGATCTGTCAGAAATTCTCGCAACAATAGATGTAATTACGAAGGATTAATGGCAACAAGAATAAATAAATCCGAAAAAAATGTTCAAGTCAGTGAATCGATATTATTTCGAAACTCTGTTTTCATTGACGATTTAAATGACAATTGCTCGAACCTTTAA